The DNA segment CCTTCAGATAATACCCATCCGCTTGTATGGTGCCACAACgaagaaaacaagaataaagAATTTCCATGCAACTTTTGCGAGTGTAAGTTAGATAGCACCACAGGCTATTATTTATGCGAAGAGTTCGATAAGAGGATTTCTAAAAACAACACTGTTGGTTTTCATAAAGAGTGTATCAAACCGATGACCAACAATCCTTATCATCCTAAACATCCGCTCCAAGTTCTCGTATTTGCAACAGTGGTACCAAACAAAGTATGCTATTGTTGTTACACTTATAGAACTCACTTTTACTATTgttttatatgtaattttagCATTTGTCGGGATTGTGCGAGAAAACCGCTACTCCTTACAATAGACCACAAGAAAAGGCATGAACATACACTCTACTACATTCCTCGAGAAGCCTCCATGACTTGCGATGTTTGTGCTTTGGATGATCGAAGGTACTTTATTTATGTATGTCATCAATGTGATTATGTAGTCCATAAAAAGTGTATATATTCACCATACGTCATAAAAATTTCTCGTCATGAACATCGCCTCTCTTTCACTTCTTCGTTTCTTTCTGGAGAATGGTTTTGCGGAATTTGTCggaaaaaaataaaccaaaattatgGAGGATATTCTTGCGTGAAAGGTTGTTATTATGTTGCTCATTCCCAGTGTGCTATACATAAAGATGTATGGGATGGAAAAGAACTTGAAGGAGAACCAGAAGAAATATTTGAAAGCATTATGCCGTTTGAAGAGATAAGTGATGGAATTATAAAACATTTCAGTCATAAACATCATATGAGACTCCTCCAAGAAGTTGAGAAAACAAATAAGATTAACAAACACTGTCAAGCATGCGCATTTCGGATTTATGAAGGTGACATTTATAATTGCTTGGAATGTGATTTTGTTCTCCACAAAGTATGTGCGTATCTTCCAGTTAAAAAACAACATGTGTTGCATTCTCACCCTCTCTTCTTACAAGAGGAAAATCTACAAACTACGTTTGGGTGTTCAGCTTGCTTTCGTGTATGCAACAATTTCAGGTATGTGTGTCAAATGGCCAATTGTCTTTTCACATTAGACGTGAATTGTGCAGCTGTATCTGTACCACTTAATCATCAATGTCATCCACATCTTTTGTTCCTACCATCTCAACCTGGATCTGAAAGAATTTGTTCGATTTGTAAGAAAACTGAAAAGATCCGTTTAGAATGTGGAGAATGtgattttgtgttttgttttcgcTGTGCAATTCTACCAATGAAGTTCAAGTACCAGCATGATGAACATCCTCTCATATTTTCATATGAAGAAGACTCGAATGGTCAACACTGGTGTGATGTCTGTGAAAAAGAAATACTACCCAAGAATGGAATATATACGTGCAGTGATTGTGACATCCAACTCCATATCGAATGCTTACACGGGAACAACATGTATTTGTTACCTTGTAAATCGGTTATACTTAATGAAGGAAAATACGATATTCTTTGCAATGATCTGCCCACACGGTACACATGCAAACGATGTCATAAACGTTGCGAAGACAAGACCGTCTACAAGAGATCCGACGATGTAATCTATTGTTCTATGTATTGTATAGTCTGTGAGAAATATGgaatcaaaaattaaataaaataaaccatgtataaatattatttataatagttgaatattaatatttatcacaaatttaaattctgaCTAGTATTTTGGCCCATGCAGTTATAATCCTTAACATTTTCCAATCTAAATTTTAACTGAACACAGATG comes from the Brassica napus cultivar Da-Ae chromosome A7, Da-Ae, whole genome shotgun sequence genome and includes:
- the LOC111206738 gene encoding uncharacterized protein LOC111206738, with translation MYIIFYFLKQLIHCNFITTIPRIKLVPTMDLIQHSPTVIVCTRPRYRNKEEFRSARFKDSPIVLFGFPGLENDKESPPSDNTHPLVWCHNEENKNKEFPCNFCECKLDSTTGYYLCEEFDKRISKNNTVGFHKECIKPMTNNPYHPKHPLQVLVFATVVPNKVCYCCYTYRTHFYYCFICNFSICRDCARKPLLLTIDHKKRHEHTLYYIPREASMTCDVCALDDRRYFIYVCHQCDYVVHKKCIYSPYVIKISRHEHRLSFTSSFLSGEWFCGICRKKINQNYGGYSCVKGCYYVAHSQCAIHKDVWDGKELEGEPEEIFESIMPFEEISDGIIKHFSHKHHMRLLQEVEKTNKINKHCQACAFRIYEGDIYNCLECDFVLHKVCAYLPVKKQHVLHSHPLFLQEENLQTTFGCSACFRVCNNFRYVCQMANCLFTLDVNCAAVSVPLNHQCHPHLLFLPSQPGSERICSICKKTEKIRLECGECDFVFCFRCAILPMKFKYQHDEHPLIFSYEEDSNGQHWCDVCEKEILPKNGIYTCSDCDIQLHIECLHGNNMYLLPCKSVILNEGKYDILCNDLPTRYTCKRCHKRCEDKTVYKRSDDVIYCSMYCIVCEKYGIKN